The Oceanisphaera avium genome includes a region encoding these proteins:
- the ribD gene encoding bifunctional diaminohydroxyphosphoribosylaminopyrimidine deaminase/5-amino-6-(5-phosphoribosylamino)uracil reductase RibD — protein sequence MFSAQDARWMARAIALARRGCYTTSPNPAVGCVIVKHDRLLGEDMLLGEGCHRQAGGPHAEVFALRQAGARAEGATAYVTLEPCAHTGRTPPCAKALIDAKVARVVVACVDANPQVAGKGLAMLEAAGIMAQAGLMAEEAQTLNTGFMHRMRTGLPYVTLKLAASLDGRTALANGQSKWITGPHARRDVQRHRALSCAILSGADTVIMDNASLNVRWSELPASVASDYGEPEGFGSSTAPTLRQPLRVIIDTRNRLTPSLKLFSLPGPILLLRSHASGDFNEQVEECVLPLAPDGKLDLSALMQELGRRQINHLWVEAGAQLAGALLGQQLVHELILYQAPKLMGNSARGLFNLAPLTDMSQVIDLEWQDVRFIGNDLKLSAHIRYHIEP from the coding sequence GTGTTTAGTGCCCAAGATGCCCGTTGGATGGCCCGCGCCATCGCCCTTGCACGCCGAGGGTGTTATACCACCAGTCCAAACCCCGCCGTGGGCTGTGTCATTGTTAAGCATGATCGGTTACTAGGAGAAGATATGCTGCTTGGTGAGGGCTGTCATCGCCAAGCCGGGGGTCCTCATGCCGAAGTATTTGCTCTGCGCCAAGCCGGTGCCCGCGCAGAGGGCGCCACCGCTTATGTGACGCTAGAGCCTTGTGCTCATACCGGGCGCACGCCGCCTTGTGCTAAAGCGCTGATTGATGCCAAAGTAGCGCGCGTGGTCGTGGCGTGTGTAGATGCAAATCCTCAAGTGGCAGGGAAAGGCCTGGCTATGCTAGAAGCGGCGGGCATTATGGCTCAAGCAGGGCTAATGGCTGAAGAAGCACAGACGCTTAATACGGGGTTTATGCACCGTATGCGCACTGGTTTGCCCTATGTCACCCTCAAATTAGCGGCTAGCTTAGATGGGCGCACCGCATTGGCCAATGGCCAAAGTAAATGGATAACCGGCCCCCATGCGCGGCGTGATGTACAACGCCACCGCGCCTTAAGTTGCGCTATTTTATCGGGTGCCGATACCGTAATAATGGATAATGCCAGCTTAAATGTGCGTTGGAGTGAACTGCCTGCCAGTGTGGCATCAGATTATGGCGAGCCCGAAGGTTTTGGTTCGTCAACAGCACCGACCCTTCGCCAACCGCTGCGCGTTATTATTGATACAAGAAATCGCCTCACGCCTTCACTTAAGCTATTTAGTTTGCCCGGCCCCATTTTATTGTTGCGCAGCCACGCAAGTGGGGATTTTAATGAACAAGTAGAAGAGTGCGTATTGCCCTTAGCGCCCGACGGTAAATTAGACTTAAGCGCCTTGATGCAAGAGTTGGGGCGTCGACAAATCAATCACTTGTGGGTAGAGGCGGGCGCGCAACTAGCAGGTGCCTTATTAGGGCAGCAATTAGTCCATGAGCTTATCTTGTATCAAGCACCTAAGCTGATGGGCAATAGTGCGCGCGGCTTATTTAATTTAGCGCCCTTAACCGACATGAGCCAAGTAATTGACTTAGAATGGCAAGATGTGCGTTTTATTGGTAATGATTTAAAACTGAGTGCCCATATTCGCTACCACATTGAGCCTTAA
- the nrdR gene encoding transcriptional regulator NrdR, translating to MYCPFCHATDTKVIDSRLVGEGLQVRRRRECHSCKERFTTFETAELVMPRIIKTNGMREPFNEEKLEAGMQRALEKRPVSIEAIEQSVIRIMSQLRATGEREVKSELIGNLVMEELKLLDKVAYIRFASVYRCFEDLREFGEEIARLEQ from the coding sequence ATGTATTGTCCCTTTTGTCATGCCACCGACACTAAAGTGATTGACTCACGCTTAGTGGGCGAGGGCTTACAAGTGCGTCGGCGACGGGAATGCCACAGCTGTAAAGAGCGCTTTACTACCTTTGAAACCGCCGAATTGGTTATGCCGCGTATTATTAAAACCAATGGCATGCGCGAGCCCTTTAATGAAGAAAAATTAGAAGCAGGAATGCAGCGCGCCTTAGAAAAGCGCCCCGTAAGCATAGAGGCCATTGAGCAGTCAGTGATCCGTATTATGTCGCAACTGCGCGCCACGGGAGAGCGAGAAGTAAAGTCTGAGCTGATTGGCAATCTAGTAATGGAAGAGTTAAAGCTACTTGATAAAGTAGCCTATATTCGCTTTGCTTCTGTGTATCGCTGCTTTGAAGATTTACGTGAATTTGGCGAAGAGATCGCCCGTTTGGAGCAATAA
- the glyA gene encoding serine hydroxymethyltransferase, with protein MLTRDMNIADYDPQLWQAVCDETQRQEEHIELIASENYTSPRVMEAQGSQLTNKYAEGYPGRRFYGGCEYVDIVEQLAIDRAKELFGATYANVQPHSGSQANSAVFMALVKPGDTVMGMNLAHGGHLTHGSPANFSGKMYNIIPYGINEAGEIDYDEMERLALEHKPKMIIGGFSAFSGIVDWARMREIADKIDAWFMVDMAHVAGMIATGHYPSPIKHAHVVTTTTHKTLAGPRGGLVLSAENNEELEKKLNSAVFPGGQGGPLMHVIAGKAVAFKEAMEPEFKVYQGNVLKNAQAMADEFIKRGYKVVSGGTHNHLFLLDLIDKDITGKDADAALGKAFITVNKNAVPNDPRSPFVTSGIRIGTPAVTRRGFNEDDVRQLAGWICDVLDNINDDAAIAAVKEQVQEICRRHPVYA; from the coding sequence ATGTTAACCCGCGACATGAATATTGCCGATTATGATCCCCAGTTATGGCAAGCCGTGTGCGATGAAACTCAGCGCCAAGAAGAGCACATAGAGTTAATCGCTTCAGAAAACTACACCAGCCCTCGCGTCATGGAAGCTCAGGGCTCTCAGCTGACCAATAAATACGCCGAAGGTTACCCCGGTCGTCGCTTTTATGGCGGCTGCGAATATGTAGATATCGTTGAGCAATTAGCGATTGATCGTGCCAAAGAATTATTTGGCGCCACATACGCTAACGTCCAGCCTCACTCTGGCTCACAAGCCAACTCGGCGGTATTTATGGCCTTGGTTAAGCCAGGCGACACTGTGATGGGCATGAACTTAGCCCACGGTGGTCATTTAACCCATGGCTCTCCTGCTAACTTCTCAGGAAAAATGTATAACATCATCCCCTACGGCATTAACGAAGCGGGTGAGATTGATTATGATGAAATGGAGCGCTTAGCGCTTGAGCATAAGCCAAAGATGATTATTGGTGGTTTCTCGGCATTTTCTGGCATCGTTGATTGGGCGCGCATGCGTGAAATTGCCGATAAAATTGATGCTTGGTTTATGGTGGACATGGCCCACGTGGCGGGCATGATTGCCACCGGTCATTATCCAAGCCCAATTAAGCATGCGCATGTGGTTACTACTACTACCCATAAAACCTTGGCCGGCCCTCGTGGCGGTTTGGTGTTATCTGCAGAAAATAATGAAGAGCTAGAAAAAAAGCTTAACTCTGCAGTATTCCCAGGTGGTCAAGGCGGCCCCTTAATGCACGTGATTGCCGGCAAAGCGGTGGCTTTTAAAGAAGCCATGGAGCCAGAATTCAAGGTGTATCAAGGCAATGTATTGAAAAATGCCCAAGCCATGGCCGATGAATTCATTAAGCGCGGTTATAAAGTGGTGTCAGGTGGTACTCATAACCACTTGTTCCTACTCGACTTAATTGACAAAGACATCACAGGAAAAGACGCTGATGCCGCCTTGGGTAAAGCCTTTATCACAGTTAATAAAAATGCTGTTCCTAACGATCCTCGCTCACCGTTTGTAACTTCTGGGATCCGTATTGGCACGCCAGCCGTTACTCGTCGTGGTTTTAATGAAGACGATGTGCGCCAATTAGCCGGTTGGATTTGTGATGTGTTAGATAACATCAATGATGATGCTGCGATTGCTGCTGTGAAAGAGCAAGTTCAAGAGATCTGTCGTCGCCACCCTGTTTATGCTTAA
- a CDS encoding chaperone protein TorD: MQDFIVTSQRRAELYHWFTALLSLPLTAQDLDEFGSYDMHDFLNSLATLDPLHDATQAFRAKTEHVLALQAPQATLNQQYQQLFEQHSLLDSSAFGEPSQASLLLMSVLLKQHGTQLSDDDPLHICNQLEMMASLALAATEADSEAVRLELLDQQRELANDLLLNNLPQLAKACATHDSFGFYASATQLLLAFFSMDIHYLNNVAP; encoded by the coding sequence ATGCAAGATTTTATCGTAACGTCACAACGTCGAGCCGAGCTCTATCACTGGTTTACCGCTTTATTGTCCCTGCCTTTAACCGCACAAGATTTAGACGAGTTTGGCAGTTACGACATGCATGATTTTTTAAATAGCTTGGCGACACTTGACCCTTTACACGACGCTACACAAGCGTTTCGTGCTAAAACCGAGCACGTGTTGGCACTACAAGCGCCACAAGCGACACTTAATCAGCAGTATCAGCAGTTGTTTGAGCAGCACTCCTTATTGGATAGCAGTGCATTTGGTGAGCCTTCTCAAGCGTCGCTATTATTAATGAGCGTATTGTTAAAACAACACGGCACTCAACTAAGTGATGACGACCCGCTCCATATCTGTAATCAACTTGAAATGATGGCTAGCCTCGCCTTAGCCGCCACAGAAGCAGACAGCGAGGCGGTGCGTCTTGAATTATTAGACCAACAAAGAGAGCTGGCTAATGATTTACTGCTCAATAATTTGCCCCAGCTAGCCAAGGCCTGCGCCACTCATGACAGCTTTGGGTTTTATGCCAGCGCCACCCAGTTGTTATTGGCCTTTTTTAGTATGGACATCCATTACCTTAATAATGTGGCTCCCTAA
- a CDS encoding DUF2956 domain-containing protein, with product MNKPSRAKRRPSLETQAEAERIAKATQKPGQTKEQTRLIAQGVQKGIDEYKKQQKVRARAADKAKKQRIKNAVLEENESQFMQAERELTPVSHSYGAWLPWALLMVSWLGFALFYWQFMRAQ from the coding sequence ATGAATAAACCTAGCCGAGCAAAGCGCCGCCCTTCTCTAGAAACTCAAGCCGAGGCCGAGCGCATTGCTAAAGCCACGCAAAAGCCCGGCCAAACTAAAGAACAAACCCGCTTAATTGCCCAAGGCGTGCAAAAAGGCATAGATGAATATAAGAAACAGCAAAAAGTACGCGCTCGCGCCGCCGATAAAGCGAAAAAACAGCGTATAAAAAATGCCGTCCTAGAAGAAAATGAGAGCCAGTTTATGCAGGCGGAGCGCGAGTTAACGCCCGTATCTCATTCCTATGGCGCCTGGTTACCCTGGGCGTTACTCATGGTAAGCTGGCTGGGCTTTGCACTTTTTTATTGGCAATTTATGCGTGCTCAATAA
- the acs gene encoding acetate--CoA ligase, with protein MSEVKVHPVKAHIAEHAHLDEAGYLRMYQESIEAPDKFWAEQGKCIDWITPYTKVKHTSFDPGHISIKWFEDGTLNVSANCIDRHLATKADDVAIIWEGDNPDDDKKVTYRQLHEQVCRFANVLKAQGVKKGDVVSLYMPMVVEAAVAMLACTRIGAVHSVVFGGFSPDAVASRIIDSNAKLVITADEGLRGGRAVPLKANVDAALAKPGVSKDCKVIVYQRTGNEVAWDSERNIWWHEAMAKVDAVCEPEVMKAEDPLFILYTSGSTGTPKGVLHTTGGYLVYAAMTFKYIFDYHPGDVHWCTADVGWVTGHSYILYGPLANGATTLMFEGVPNYPKTSRMSEIVDKHHVNILYTAPTAIRAFMAKGDEAVEGTSRKSLRILGSVGEPINPEAWEWYYRVIGDERCPIVDTWWQTETGGILIAPLPGATTLKAGSATRPFFGVQPAIVDGEGTILEGAVEGNLVILDSWPGQMRTIYGDHDRFEQTYFSTFPGTYFCGDGAKRDEDGYYWITGRVDDVLNVSGHRMGTAEIESALVAHPKIAEAAIVGVPHEIKGQGIYAYITLNEGEVPSAELHKEVKDWVRKEIGPIASPDIIHWAEGLPKTRSGKIMRRILRKIATGETDTLGDTSTLADPAVVDRLIAERNQAS; from the coding sequence ATGAGTGAAGTTAAGGTTCATCCGGTTAAGGCACACATTGCCGAGCACGCCCACCTCGATGAGGCGGGTTACTTGCGCATGTATCAAGAGTCTATTGAGGCTCCTGATAAATTTTGGGCAGAGCAAGGTAAGTGCATCGACTGGATTACGCCCTATACCAAGGTGAAACATACTTCCTTTGATCCGGGCCATATCAGCATTAAATGGTTTGAAGATGGCACCCTTAACGTCTCGGCCAACTGCATCGATCGCCATTTAGCCACTAAAGCCGATGACGTCGCCATTATTTGGGAAGGCGACAATCCTGATGATGATAAAAAAGTTACCTATCGCCAATTACATGAGCAAGTGTGTCGCTTTGCTAACGTGCTTAAAGCTCAAGGCGTAAAAAAAGGCGATGTGGTGAGTCTTTATATGCCCATGGTGGTAGAGGCCGCCGTCGCCATGCTGGCCTGTACGCGTATTGGCGCCGTGCACTCTGTGGTATTTGGTGGATTTTCTCCCGATGCGGTGGCCAGTCGTATTATCGACTCTAATGCCAAATTAGTAATCACCGCCGATGAAGGCTTACGCGGTGGGCGTGCAGTGCCGCTTAAAGCTAACGTCGATGCCGCCTTGGCTAAGCCAGGTGTGAGTAAAGACTGTAAAGTGATTGTGTATCAGCGTACGGGTAATGAGGTGGCGTGGGATAGCGAGCGTAATATTTGGTGGCATGAAGCCATGGCCAAGGTAGACGCCGTGTGTGAGCCAGAAGTCATGAAGGCTGAAGACCCGCTGTTTATTCTCTACACCTCAGGCTCCACCGGCACACCCAAAGGCGTATTGCACACCACAGGCGGTTATTTAGTTTATGCCGCCATGACCTTTAAATATATTTTTGATTATCACCCAGGTGATGTGCACTGGTGTACGGCGGATGTAGGTTGGGTAACGGGACACTCCTATATTTTATATGGTCCACTAGCTAATGGTGCTACTACTTTAATGTTTGAAGGGGTGCCCAATTATCCTAAAACCAGTCGCATGAGCGAAATTGTTGATAAGCACCACGTTAATATTTTATATACCGCCCCTACGGCGATTCGTGCCTTTATGGCTAAAGGTGATGAAGCGGTAGAGGGCACCAGTCGCAAGAGCTTGCGTATTCTTGGCTCTGTAGGCGAGCCCATCAACCCCGAAGCTTGGGAGTGGTACTACCGAGTAATTGGCGATGAGCGCTGTCCTATTGTGGATACTTGGTGGCAAACTGAGACCGGCGGAATTTTAATTGCGCCGCTGCCCGGCGCCACTACCCTAAAAGCCGGCTCCGCCACCCGCCCTTTCTTTGGTGTACAACCGGCCATCGTCGATGGTGAGGGTACTATTTTAGAAGGAGCAGTGGAAGGTAACTTAGTGATCCTCGACTCTTGGCCTGGCCAAATGCGCACTATCTATGGCGATCACGACCGATTTGAGCAAACCTACTTCTCCACCTTCCCTGGCACCTACTTCTGTGGTGATGGCGCTAAGCGCGATGAAGACGGTTATTACTGGATTACCGGGCGCGTGGATGATGTGCTAAACGTATCCGGCCACCGTATGGGCACCGCAGAAATAGAGTCAGCCCTAGTGGCTCACCCTAAAATTGCTGAAGCGGCCATTGTGGGTGTACCTCATGAGATTAAAGGCCAAGGCATTTACGCCTACATCACCTTAAATGAAGGTGAAGTGCCCAGCGCTGAATTACATAAAGAGGTAAAAGATTGGGTGCGTAAAGAAATAGGCCCCATCGCTTCGCCAGACATTATCCACTGGGCCGAGGGCTTACCTAAAACTCGCTCCGGTAAGATAATGCGCAGAATTTTGCGAAAAATTGCCACCGGCGAAACCGATACCTTAGGCGATACTTCAACCCTGGCCGATCCGGCGGTAGTGGATCGCTTAATTGCTGAGCGTAACCAAGCTTCCTAA
- the aroQ gene encoding type II 3-dehydroquinate dehydratase, whose amino-acid sequence MAEHFRILLLNGPNLNLLGQREPGIYGQEGLADIVTRLTKQASAQQIALSHLQSNAEHQLIDAIHQAYGQQDFIIINPAAFTHTSVAIRDALLGVNIPFIEVHLSNVHAREPFRHHSYLADKALGVICGLGSDGYEFALEAASRYLRRR is encoded by the coding sequence ATGGCCGAACATTTCCGAATTCTGTTACTTAACGGACCCAACCTTAATCTGTTAGGACAACGGGAGCCGGGCATTTACGGTCAAGAGGGGTTAGCAGATATTGTTACTCGTTTAACTAAGCAAGCCAGTGCCCAGCAGATAGCGCTGAGTCATCTGCAGTCTAATGCGGAACATCAACTCATTGATGCCATACACCAAGCTTACGGTCAGCAGGATTTTATTATTATTAATCCCGCGGCCTTTACGCACACCAGTGTGGCCATTCGCGATGCGTTATTGGGAGTTAACATTCCTTTTATCGAAGTTCACTTATCGAATGTGCACGCTCGTGAGCCGTTTCGTCATCATTCTTATCTGGCCGATAAAGCGCTAGGAGTGATTTGCGGATTGGGTAGTGATGGTTACGAATTTGCCCTGGAAGCGGCGAGTCGTTATTTACGTCGTCGTTAA